From Gadus macrocephalus chromosome 16, ASM3116895v1:
aactttttgacgcaggccacggagcctaatggacggacggacccacaatgcatttcgcgagcgccccatgcaaagtcaacgAGGTCCGCCGACGGACGGAGGTCGTGTGAACAAGCCCAACTCGCGACTCTTCAGGGAACCCCCCTATCGACCTTTATCACAGAGGTGCAACAGTAGAAGGGGGGCAAACAGGTGTGGCTCATGAAGTTAACGATGGTATGTGGGCATGCCAGGGCCCATCATTGAAGGCACCAACCACACCTGTGTTCAGTTACTCCGAACGAACGATCAAACTGTCGGTCAACCACGGGCCGGCGGCCCGAGCTCTGACCTTGTAGACGTCGTGGTTGGAGAGCACGGCGTCGAACAGCGTGTAGAGGTCATTGAGCAGGTCCACCACCTCGATGGGGTCGCTGAGCGACGAGATGGTGGTGAAGCCCACGATGTCGCTGAAGTAGATGGTGACCTGGTCGAAGTACTCGGGCTCCACCGTGGTGCCCGTCTTCAGCGCCTCCGCCAccgagctgagagagagacaggatagCGTTAGAAacttctacttgctgtagtttggtctggctttgcgagactagtaTCACACTGGTATTAGTGTGGTAAGTATAACATTAGAGACATCAGTATCAAACTGGTATTAGTGTGGTAAGTATAACATTAGAGACATCAGCATTACACTGGTATTAGTGTGGTAATTATAACATTAGAAACAACAGTATCACACTGGTATTAGTGTGGTAAGTATAACATTAGAGACATCAGTAACCCACTGGTATTAGTGTGGTAAGTATACCATTAGAAACAACAGTATCACACTGGTATTAGTGTGGTAAGTATAACATTAGGATAACATTAGAGATATCAGTATTACATGGGTATTAGTGTGGTAAGCATAACATAAGTAAAACATTACTGTAACATTAGAAACATTAGTATCACACTGGTATCATTATGGTTAATCAGTgtctgtcagtgtctgtgtgtgtgtgtgtgtgtgtgtgtgtgtgtgtgtgtgtgtgtgtgtgtgtgtgtgtgtgtgtgtgtgtgtgtgtgtgtgtgtgtgtgtgtgtctgtgggtgtgtgtgtgtgtcgatacatgtatgtgtgtgtgtgtgtgtgtgggtgtgtgtgtgtgtgtgggtgtgtgtgtgtgtgggtgtgtgtgcatgtgtgtgcatgcatggcctcctgctcctgtttgcgtgggtttgtgtacgtgtgcgtgcttgcgtgcgtgcgtgcgtgtgtgtgtgttgactgacGGCGGGAGCATCTCAGACAGCAGCTTCTCGGTCCtctgcttctccacctccagctcctcggtCCTCTCCCTGATCAGGTCCTCCAGGTTGGAGGAGTACTGCTCCAGCATCCGCAGCATGGAGTCGATGATGTTCGTCTTCTTGCCCTTGTTGATGATTTTGAACTGAAGGCCGAGgataacacacacaagcacacacacacacacacacacacacacacacacacacacacacacacacacacacacacacacacacacacagaacccaatGATCGAAAAGTATTTATCCATTACACAGTGCTTTAAAGAAGCACCTTACGACTCAATAAGTTTCAGTAGGATCTGGATGTTGCAAGAACTTGCAAGAAAGACTGCTGCATCCAAGATTACATTGCGGTAACATCTGTTTTTCTTGTTGTTCCTAAAGCAGTGGGACAGAGCGACTGTTTCCCCAGATTCCAAATCGGGTCAGCCCAGGTGTGCCTCGGCATATTAGTCACAGGAATCTTTATGGGTTTTATTTAGATGAGCCAGTGTACCCGTCCGTACCTGTTCAGGTGACACATATAAATGAAGCAGCCCTCATGTTAGTGTGAGGAGCCCCAGCTGCACCTGCATTGGGCCCAATCTCTTTACAGACCCAACGTGTAACCCTTCAACTGGCTCCTATCTCAAAACAACCTGGGCCTAGCTCTCGTCAATGCTGAGCGTTATGATTTCGATAATGTTATCAACAAAATCCCTCTTTTATTGATAGCAAATGAGCTAGCTGGTTCACAGCCCCCTTCTTACTTTCAGTGGCCAGCGTGCGCTCACCTGGTTAAAGATCTCTTCGAAGGCGGGCCTGCGGTCGGGCATCTCGCTCCAGCACTGCTTCATCAGCTGGATGCACTCCAGGGGGGCCTGGTCCGGGGCCACGGTGGGCCGGCACATGGGCGGCGGCTTCTTCACCTTACGGATGATCTCTGGGCGGTAGCGTGGGGCGACAGAGGAGGGTCATTTCACTTTACGCAAAGGTTAGCGCTGACAAAGTCATTTGATTGGACATGTGGCATTCCATTAGTGATGAAGTATAAGGGAGTAACCAAGGTTGGGGCTTTGTATCACTCTGCTCGACAGGTGCTTTCTAATGACCATTCACCAACTAAAAGAAGTTACGCAACCTGCAAACAACTTACTGCGGTACCGCCTGCGGTAATGTGTGGACCTACGTAAAGTAGCAAGCTAGTGTGCAAGACAATGATGTGTTGTTTGGCAACAGTCCAGTCCCTGTCCAGTTGTGGAACCTTTTTTATAAAGGCAGTTTCACAGTAGAGTTTGTGGGTTGTTATCCTCAGCACTCGGCCTGGGGCCCGGGGCCTGGGGCCTGGTACCTGCGTGCGGAGCACCACCGGGCTGATATCCAGTGTAACAACACTCCTTCTGGAGTGGTAGTGCTTAAATAACGACCAGCTCACTGTATATTACCCCTTAGGTGGTCTGTAGGATTTATGTTGGGCTGAGTTTCTGTCCCTCCTGTGTGAGCTTGTCCCGGCTGGATAGTTGCAGCAGGAggtgtgctgtgattggttggtgcGGGAGACAGCAGTTATCCCCCCCAGCTCGCAAACCCGTGCAGCCCATGCTGTAGTGTGTTATCTACACCGTAACTGTGGATATTATCTTAATTTGTTGGCTATGATGGGGTTTTGTCTGGTTCCCCTTAGGCAGGTCCaacattattatatattgtttattgttaatGGCTGACCAAGAAGTAAAACCCTCATGGACAGCAGCAAGCAATCCCAACGGATGTCATTACATATCAACTGACACCAATCCAAAGCTGCATAAACCTGCGTTTCAGCAGAGATGCTGCATTTCTTGAGACTTAAGTTAACTGCTGGTTTGTCAACACCATAACTCACTTTGGAATTTAAGAAATGTGGAACGGCACAAGAGATTACATCCTATTAGACCACATCCAACTCCaagaggaagaggcatgagAGCAGTACTATATACTGTAGCCTGCAGCTGTGGCCTGTGTGTAGCGTTGCATCACATGTGTCAGTCATCATAGTCCTTGATACACACCCTCTGGAGGGAGCCCCAGCATGCAGTAGGGGAGTCCTCGGACCACCACCTCTTGGAGTATAATGGCGAAGCTGTACACGTCCCCCTTGAAGGTCCCTCTGCGTGAGCTTTCGGGGTCCCTGAGGAACTCTGGGGCTGTCCAGAATAactctgagagagagggggcagggAGGGCGGCCATCTTGTTTGGTATGTATCAAAGTGGGTAGCAAATCCATTTCTGACGTGAGCATTTCATTGTGTGAACCACAtcatagattttttttatttatagacATTGTATTGTAGTAATAAACCATTAATAATAGTTAGACGTATTTTGGGTAATGTCATTTTCCGTTGAAAATAGAAATAAGGCTAAACTGAAATTAACTGGATAGTATCGGAATCCTTCAGTCACTTAAAAATATAGATATTGTCAAATGTATTGACAACACTGTATTATTATATCAAACAACATGcatcctatttatttatttctcaccGTAATGTACAACTGGAGAAAGAGAAGAATAAATAATCTGCTATGAAAGCGATATATATTACAAAGACTACCTTCAGGTGTCCATTGTTCTTTGGGACTCTTCTGGGACTCCAGCAGTTCATTAAAGCCGTAGTCGGTAATCTTCAGAACAAAGCGTCCGTCCACCACACAGTTCCGAGACTTCAGTCTGCCATGGGGGAAGTCTTTGTGGTGCAGGTACTTCATACCCTGGAGACGAGCAACACCAACAATACTGAGCAAGGTTTTGATTTAAATGACGTAGATGGCTTAAACCTCATCATAGACCCCTTTTAGGGTAAGAACATGCCATACATATTGGGCCAGATCTTCTGGctgaaaggttcttggttcgaACCCCACAATCAAAggctacctgtaggcatccttccTCAACCCCTTGCTGCTGCCTAATGACGTATCTCTACAAAGTGGGTTTGGACAGATTGCTTTCTGGCAGAACCATAGCAGAAAGAAAAAATCCCTTGGGTTCACCTTAATGAGGTCGAGGAGCAGCGAGGACTTGAACATCCAGTCCAGCTTGACGTCGTCGTTCCCCAGCAGGTCCTGCAGGCTGCCGCGGGAGCAGTGCTCCGTTACCACGGCGAACATGGAGCAGTCGCAGAAGAAGCCCAGGAAAGGGTTCACGTTCTCGTTCCTCAGGTCCTTCATCTGAGGAGACCACATCAAAGATGGATGAGGAGCCTTGCCTGTGGTTAACATATGGTCCTGTCTAAAGGTAGTGACCCCCGGGTCGTCGGCCAACGCTAAGCCGCCAGCTAGCATCTGTGGCGCTGGATTTGGGCTGTCTGAgattttctgtgtttttctgtgatTTTACTGAAATTAATTTTTTTGCTGAATCGGCAACGGAGGTCATTAATGAGAAATCACTCTGATAGGCTGTTCAGCTTAAGCAAAACAGCAAATGAGGAGAGAAACGGAAGTGAGCAAAGCAGCAAACAATTTTCGTCAAGGGGCCACACAAGCAAATGGTTGaagaggacacacacaaaatgttgcTCTAATTTTGCCATTTCAACTCATCTGATCAATCCAATATGTTCACAACCACATGGCCATTAGAAATATCTATTTTATAAAAGCCTCTAAGTGGTGAGCGAGAGTGATGTGAAAATGGGAGACCAACTCTACTCTGTTTCACGTTTGTATCACAACAATAGTTTGAATATCCGCATTCGTAAGTCCGGTTTCCATTTATACCGGTAAGTAATGAATACAGACTGCTGCTACTCGCTGTACGGAGAGGTTTTATCCCCCAGCAGACACAGAACCGACATGCTAGTTTTCCGTTTGCTGCTGTGGTCTTTGCGGTGTACAAGTCCAACTTTGTGGCCAAGACACAGGCGATGGGAGGCAACGCAACACTCAACCGTTGTTGCCGCTATTTGTTTGACGTTTGCTTGGTGTATCAGGCTCACACTATAAGGGTTAGGGCTTTGATTCCCACTGCTAAGAACACTTGCTGTTAATGTAGACGGGAACatgtatttacatttatatacatttatatatatatcatcgTCGAGGGAGAGGAGGCCTTTACTGCAGCTGTAATCCACGCAATGGTTTCTAAAAGTGTAATCCGAACAGAAGGTAAGAGCATACAGAGAAGGTAGAAGCATTGTGATTCAACCTACCTTTGTGAATATCTTAGTCGCGCTCTGTTTCACCTCTTTAAATTGGCCATCTTCAAATTTCTTAAGCCACACCCAGTCTCcctgaaaaaataataacatcaaCATTCATGACAAAAAAAAGTACACCGTTTTCTTCTTTGTGTGTTAGATGAAGCGTACCTCATACACGGCTACGTTGGTTGTCTCGTGAGTGGTGGTCCGGATGCTGTTGACCGAGTGCGATCGCTCATTTGACCTGGTGCTCTTGTCCTCTATCGCACTCTTGGACTCACTCAAATCCTCCAGGGTGATTTTCTGTACACACATTAGATCATACATCCGGTCACACAACTCAGCAGAAGTCATTCCTTCATCGTCATCATTTTAAAGGGGAAAATCTGTTTTTTTCCGTGGTCACTGGTCTACTATAACCATCATAGATGATCATAGTGAATTCATTACATGAAT
This genomic window contains:
- the gucy2f gene encoding retinal guanylyl cyclase 2 isoform X2 codes for the protein MVTTNYVILDMDGVGSQLYSTYTLDPASGNVRFAGRNINFPGGSAPASDSLCWFDKTVTCTGGVEIIYVVVIFVVIAILAIVGIALTLFIRRRIQQIQLFKGPNRILLTLEDLTFIDPQLSKRKITLEDLSESKSAIEDKSTRSNERSHSVNSIRTTTHETTNVAVYEGDWVWLKKFEDGQFKEVKQSATKIFTKMKDLRNENVNPFLGFFCDCSMFAVVTEHCSRGSLQDLLGNDDVKLDWMFKSSLLLDLIKGMKYLHHKDFPHGRLKSRNCVVDGRFVLKITDYGFNELLESQKSPKEQWTPEELFWTAPEFLRDPESSRRGTFKGDVYSFAIILQEVVVRGLPYCMLGLPPEEIIRKVKKPPPMCRPTVAPDQAPLECIQLMKQCWSEMPDRRPAFEEIFNQFKIINKGKKTNIIDSMLRMLEQYSSNLEDLIRERTEELEVEKQRTEKLLSEMLPPSVAEALKTGTTVEPEYFDQVTIYFSDIVGFTTISSLSDPIEVVDLLNDLYTLFDAVLSNHDVYKVETIGDAYMVSSGLPKRNGNKHAAEIANMSLNILSSVGSFKMRHMPDVPVRIRIGIHSGSCVAGVVGLTMPRYCLFGDTVNTASRMESTGLPYRIHVNISTVNILNSLNEGYKIDLRGKTELKGKGIEETYWLVGKANFAKPLPKPPDINPGEDNHGLKPEEIAAYRKKKAEKKA
- the gucy2f gene encoding retinal guanylyl cyclase 2 isoform X1 is translated as MVTTNYVILDMDGVGSQLYSTYTLDPASGNVRFAGRNINFPGGSAPASDSLCWFDKTVTCTGGVEIIYVVVIFVVIAILAIVGIALTLFIRRRIQQIQLFKGPNRILLTLEDLTFIDPQLSKRKITLEDLSESKSAIEDKSTRSNERSHSVNSIRTTTHETTNVAVYEGDWVWLKKFEDGQFKEVKQSATKIFTKMKDLRNENVNPFLGFFCDCSMFAVVTEHCSRGSLQDLLGNDDVKLDWMFKSSLLLDLIKGMKYLHHKDFPHGRLKSRNCVVDGRFVLKITDYGFNELLESQKSPKEQWTPEELFWTAPEFLRDPESSRRGTFKGDVYSFAIILQEVVVRGLPYCMLGLPPEEIIRKVKKPPPMCRPTVAPDQAPLECIQLMKQCWSEMPDRRPAFEEIFNQFKIINKGKKTNIIDSMLRMLEQYSSNLEDLIRERTEELEVEKQRTEKLLSEMLPPSVAEALKTGTTVEPEYFDQVTIYFSDIVGFTTISSLSDPIEVVDLLNDLYTLFDAVLSNHDVYKVETIGDAYMVSSGLPKRNGNKHAAEIANMSLNILSSVGSFKMRHMPDVPVRIRIGIHSGSCVAGVVGLTMPRYCLFGDTVNTASRMESTGLPYRIHVNISTVNILNSLNEGYKIDLRGKTELKGKGIEETYWLVGKANFAKPLPKPPDINPGDNWQQMVTEEIKTIFRKAKREDKLKT